Proteins from a genomic interval of Arthrobacter sp. CAN_C5:
- the tdh gene encoding L-threonine 3-dehydrogenase: MKALYKSGPQPGFELIDRPEPTPGLGEVKIRVMTTGICGTDLHIESWDQWAASTISAPLIPGHEFYGEVVELGSGVRDVKVGDRVSGEGHIVCGTCRNCRAGRRQMCIRTASVGVQRDGAFAEFVVIPEPNVWVHPAGITPELGAVFDPFGNAVHTALSFPLVGEDVLITGAGPIGLMAAAVARHAGARYIAVTDVFQPRLDLALAVGADLAVNVATTRIADAQRQLGMREGFDVGMEMSGHPTALPEMIDNMNHGGRIAMLGLPSADITIDWAKVVTHMLTLKGIYGREMFETWYAMSAMLQSNPVLQQAISSVVTDILPASAWQQGFNTARNGASGKVVLDWTGF, translated from the coding sequence GTGAAGGCGCTTTACAAGTCCGGTCCGCAGCCCGGCTTCGAGCTGATCGACCGTCCCGAACCCACACCGGGACTTGGTGAAGTCAAGATCCGCGTGATGACCACCGGGATCTGTGGCACCGACCTCCACATCGAGTCCTGGGACCAGTGGGCGGCCAGCACCATCAGCGCACCACTCATTCCCGGCCACGAGTTCTACGGCGAAGTGGTTGAGCTCGGCTCCGGGGTGCGGGACGTCAAGGTGGGGGACAGGGTCTCCGGCGAGGGTCACATTGTCTGCGGCACCTGCCGCAACTGCCGTGCCGGCCGACGCCAGATGTGTATCCGGACCGCGAGCGTCGGGGTGCAGCGCGACGGTGCCTTCGCCGAGTTCGTGGTGATTCCCGAACCAAACGTCTGGGTCCACCCCGCCGGCATCACCCCCGAACTGGGCGCCGTGTTCGACCCCTTCGGCAACGCCGTACACACCGCATTGAGCTTCCCCTTGGTGGGCGAGGATGTGCTGATCACCGGCGCGGGACCCATCGGGCTGATGGCCGCGGCCGTCGCCCGCCACGCCGGAGCCCGCTACATCGCCGTCACCGACGTGTTTCAGCCGCGGCTGGACCTGGCCCTAGCAGTGGGTGCCGACCTTGCCGTCAACGTAGCCACCACCCGGATCGCCGACGCCCAGCGCCAGCTCGGAATGCGGGAGGGATTCGACGTCGGGATGGAAATGTCGGGCCATCCCACCGCGCTACCCGAAATGATCGACAACATGAACCATGGCGGCCGCATCGCCATGCTTGGCCTCCCCTCGGCGGACATCACCATCGACTGGGCCAAGGTGGTCACCCACATGCTCACGCTGAAGGGCATCTACGGGCGTGAGATGTTCGAAACCTGGTACGCCATGAGCGCCATGCTGCAATCCAACCCCGTCCTGCAGCAGGCCATCTCGAGCGTCGTCACCGACATTCTGCCCGCCTCCGCGTGGCAGCAAGGCTTTAACACCGCACGCAACGGGGCCAGCGGCAAAGTGGTCCTCGACTGGACCGGATTCTAA
- a CDS encoding FAD-binding oxidoreductase, giving the protein MALNADVLIVGGGIAGLSLASQLAGRCTVVLVEAEQNLAYHASSRSARQLIPSYGPPEVQQLTSRTLDLLRVVEEEHQQHFLTPRSFMLVGSQQDVADRSSGAMTAISQDEALALCPHLRPESFAAAGIDTTSVGLDAEALIDFHRRTALDAGTTILTGAKVHSAQRMGNGWSVGAGPHAIHATVVVNAAGAWADELAVVSGVEIQGLRPYRRTAAVAQLTHELAPGTPMVAAADDSFYFRREGAGLLISPCESVPSPPVDAQPVPADLDALLQKLNEATTLGITSIDRAWTGLRTSSKAGLPVVGFDPEAEGFFWLAGQGGYGFQTSSGIAELAARLILGEAGTTSPLVDALRPTR; this is encoded by the coding sequence ATGGCACTCAACGCTGATGTTCTGATTGTGGGCGGCGGCATCGCCGGGCTGTCCCTCGCCTCGCAGCTGGCGGGACGCTGCACCGTCGTGCTGGTGGAGGCGGAGCAGAATCTTGCCTATCACGCCTCATCCCGGTCGGCCCGGCAGCTCATTCCCAGCTATGGGCCCCCAGAAGTGCAACAGCTGACCAGCCGCACCCTGGATCTGCTGCGGGTCGTTGAAGAGGAACACCAGCAGCACTTTCTGACCCCGCGCAGCTTCATGCTGGTCGGGTCGCAGCAGGACGTCGCCGACCGCTCCAGCGGCGCGATGACCGCCATCAGCCAGGATGAGGCGCTGGCCCTGTGCCCCCACCTCCGCCCGGAGAGCTTCGCTGCCGCAGGCATCGACACCACCTCGGTGGGCCTGGATGCCGAAGCCCTGATCGATTTCCACCGGCGCACCGCGCTCGACGCTGGTACGACGATCCTGACCGGCGCCAAAGTCCACTCCGCCCAGCGGATGGGCAACGGCTGGAGCGTCGGCGCCGGTCCCCACGCCATCCACGCAACGGTGGTCGTGAACGCGGCGGGCGCGTGGGCCGACGAACTCGCTGTGGTCTCGGGAGTCGAGATCCAGGGATTGCGCCCCTATCGCCGGACCGCCGCCGTCGCGCAGCTGACCCACGAGCTGGCCCCCGGGACACCGATGGTCGCGGCGGCCGACGACAGTTTCTACTTCCGCCGCGAAGGAGCCGGCCTGTTGATCTCGCCGTGCGAATCAGTGCCGAGCCCACCCGTTGATGCCCAGCCCGTCCCCGCCGACCTGGACGCACTCCTGCAGAAACTCAACGAGGCAACCACCCTGGGGATTACCTCCATCGACCGGGCCTGGACCGGGCTCCGCACCTCCTCCAAAGCAGGGCTGCCAGTGGTCGGGTTCGACCCGGAGGCAGAAGGGTTCTTCTGGCTAGCTGGCCAGGGCGGTTACGGGTTTCAGACGTCGTCGGGAATCGCCGAGTTGGCGGCCAGGCTGATCCTGGGCGAGGCGGGAACCACCTCACCCCTTGTGGATGCTCTGCGCCCCACCCGCTAA
- a CDS encoding aminoglycoside phosphotransferase family protein, whose protein sequence is MANRPAAEVLITADLVRELLGEQHPDLAELPLNAVAEGWDNVIFRLGSDLSVRLPRREAAAQLARNEQAWLPRLLSDQPGADPGAQPPESPLRFASTPVRVGEPSSSYPWHWSITTWVEGAVGTQIPLGDRTPAAEDLADFVLAFQQPAPEDAPRNPVRGGALGDRDSALQQRLAALELPTADLLDLWRELRDSPAWDGTALWLHGDLHAANLVLGPDKKLAAVLDFGDLGSGDPATDLAAAWLVFDRYGRRVFQNRINAARPTSDATWQRARGWALCIGAAMAAHSDDDAAFQTMGQQVLHSVLVDHGTRLAGGAR, encoded by the coding sequence GCTCCTGGGGGAGCAGCATCCGGACCTCGCCGAGCTGCCCCTGAACGCCGTCGCCGAAGGCTGGGATAACGTCATTTTCCGGCTGGGGAGCGACCTCTCGGTCAGGCTGCCCCGCCGCGAGGCCGCCGCCCAGCTGGCCAGGAACGAGCAGGCGTGGCTGCCACGGTTGTTGTCCGACCAGCCCGGCGCCGACCCCGGCGCCCAGCCGCCCGAATCACCCCTGCGCTTCGCGTCGACGCCGGTACGGGTGGGGGAGCCGTCGTCGTCGTACCCCTGGCACTGGAGTATCACGACGTGGGTTGAGGGCGCTGTCGGGACGCAAATTCCGCTGGGGGACCGCACCCCGGCGGCGGAGGACCTTGCCGACTTCGTGCTGGCCTTTCAGCAGCCAGCTCCGGAGGATGCTCCCCGCAATCCTGTGCGCGGCGGTGCGCTCGGCGACCGGGACAGCGCCCTCCAGCAGCGCCTTGCCGCCCTTGAACTGCCCACCGCAGACCTCCTCGACCTGTGGCGGGAGCTGCGCGACTCACCGGCCTGGGACGGCACTGCCCTCTGGCTCCACGGCGACCTGCACGCCGCGAATCTGGTGTTGGGGCCGGACAAGAAGCTGGCGGCAGTCTTGGACTTCGGCGACCTGGGCAGCGGTGATCCCGCCACCGATCTGGCCGCCGCGTGGCTGGTCTTCGACCGGTACGGCCGCCGCGTGTTCCAGAACCGGATCAACGCCGCTCGTCCCACCTCGGACGCCACTTGGCAGCGGGCCCGGGGCTGGGCGCTGTGCATCGGCGCGGCGATGGCCGCGCACTCCGATGACGACGCCGCGTTCCAGACAATGGGCCAGCAGGTCCTGCACTCCGTGCTCGTTGACCATGGGACCCGGCTCGCAGGGGGTGCACGCTGA
- a CDS encoding glycine C-acetyltransferase → MYTSIQEQLTEELDGIRSAGLFKNERRISSPQSNHIEAATLEGAPQRVLNFCANNYLGLADHPDIIAAAKQALDERGFGMASVRFICGTQDLHLELEARVSRFLGTEDTILFSSCFDANGGVFESLLTAEDAVISDALNHASIIDGIRLSKAQRYRYANRDMADLEAKLKEAAGARRTLIVTDGVFSMDGYLAPLEAICDLADQYGAMVMVDDSHAVGFMGETGAGTPEHAGVSSRVDIYTGTFGKALGGASGGYVAAHAEIVALLRQRARPYLFSNSLAPSIVAATLTALDLVQNSADLRAQLEENSALFRRRMTEEGFELLDGEHAIIPVMFGDAAQAAKAADAMLARGVFVTAFSFPVVPRGAARIRVQLSAAHSAEDIEACVQAFIGARDDVAA, encoded by the coding sequence ATGTACACGAGCATTCAGGAACAGCTGACCGAGGAACTGGACGGCATCCGCAGCGCGGGCCTGTTCAAGAACGAACGGCGGATTTCCTCTCCGCAGTCCAACCACATCGAGGCGGCCACCCTCGAGGGCGCCCCGCAGCGGGTGCTGAACTTCTGCGCCAACAATTATCTGGGGCTCGCCGACCACCCCGACATCATCGCCGCCGCCAAACAGGCGCTCGACGAGCGCGGGTTCGGCATGGCCTCGGTACGGTTCATCTGCGGCACCCAGGACCTCCACCTGGAACTGGAGGCGCGGGTGTCCCGGTTCCTGGGCACCGAGGACACCATCCTTTTCTCCTCCTGCTTCGATGCCAACGGCGGAGTCTTCGAATCCCTGCTGACCGCCGAGGACGCCGTGATTTCCGACGCGTTGAACCACGCCTCCATCATCGACGGGATCCGCCTGTCCAAGGCCCAGCGGTACCGGTACGCGAACCGCGACATGGCTGATCTGGAAGCAAAGCTGAAGGAAGCCGCGGGCGCGCGCCGCACCCTGATCGTCACCGACGGCGTGTTCTCCATGGACGGCTACCTCGCCCCGCTGGAAGCCATCTGCGACCTCGCCGACCAGTATGGCGCCATGGTGATGGTTGATGACTCCCACGCTGTCGGCTTCATGGGGGAGACCGGGGCCGGAACCCCCGAGCACGCCGGCGTCTCCAGCCGGGTGGACATCTACACCGGAACGTTCGGCAAGGCGTTGGGCGGCGCCTCGGGCGGCTACGTCGCAGCGCACGCAGAGATTGTGGCACTGCTGCGGCAGCGGGCGCGGCCGTACCTGTTCTCCAACTCGCTGGCGCCCTCGATCGTCGCCGCCACCCTGACCGCACTGGACCTGGTTCAAAACAGTGCCGATCTGCGGGCACAGCTTGAGGAAAACTCGGCCCTCTTCCGGCGCCGGATGACCGAGGAAGGCTTCGAACTGCTCGACGGCGAGCACGCGATCATCCCGGTGATGTTCGGCGACGCGGCCCAGGCAGCCAAGGCAGCTGACGCCATGCTGGCGCGCGGCGTGTTTGTCACTGCCTTCAGCTTCCCGGTGGTGCCCCGCGGCGCCGCCCGAATCCGGGTCCAGCTCTCCGCCGCCCACAGCGCCGAGGACATTGAGGCCTGCGTGCAGGCCTTCATCGGCGCCCGCGACGACGTCGCCGCCTAG